In Syntrophomonas wolfei subsp. wolfei str. Goettingen G311, a single window of DNA contains:
- a CDS encoding phage/plasmid primase, P4 family: protein MQVQFEKIPQYLKDNGQFCNWRYELRDGSQTKVPYMSGTKRKANVDDPTTFVAFDTAASATGYDGIGIRVCGRIVGIDLDHCMEEGKLLPWAQEIVDRFNVTYIEISPSGEGIRIFALLPDSFEYDTQTYYIKKGNIEVYIPGHTNRFLTVTGNTINGADVAETAEALTWLLDTYMQRPTPPTPAVAAPGESYLSDDEVIVKAASSKNGEKFTRLWNGDITGYKSQSEADAALVSILAFWCSGDKAQMDRLFRQSCLMREKWDSLRGVDSYGNTVINKMVSRMTDYYKPIIPRSAAEDFGVEWLKELDPMDSSKYPWNDIGAGHIFADFFQDRLRYVPERKMWFHYANGVWQPDTGNLCAMKYCMDLANLMYTFALEIKDEDKRKSYMKYASRWQSHSNRVNILKDAQVHHPISYGSFDADIYIFNCKNGTLHIDTGEFTEHRSTDLLTKKSPVVYDPMAYSGRFASYIDEIMSGDADRAKFLQKILGYGLTGDTRHECMTILYGVTTRNGKGTLCESVLKVLGDYGCASRPETIAMKSYTNGSQPSEDVARLAGVRFVNIPEPGKGMVLDAAKVKAMTGNDTLNARYLHENSFDFQPQFKIYVNANFLPVINDMTLFSSDRIIIIPFDRHFDEHSRDTTLKRRFAEEDVQSAILNWLLEGYRLLQTEGLFLPKSVKDATERYQHDSDKMALFFEDSLVADDTAEVMTARVYARYKEWCQENGTYPEGMKNFKQGLQAFAEVVRKRPKRGGEKTTLLIGYRLITDIPPLT from the coding sequence GTGCAAGTTCAATTTGAAAAAATACCGCAGTACTTAAAGGACAACGGCCAGTTCTGCAACTGGAGATACGAACTGCGGGACGGCAGCCAAACCAAGGTGCCGTATATGTCCGGCACAAAACGCAAAGCCAATGTGGATGACCCGACCACATTCGTAGCCTTTGATACTGCGGCATCCGCAACAGGCTATGACGGCATCGGCATCCGCGTCTGTGGCAGGATCGTGGGCATCGACCTCGACCATTGCATGGAGGAAGGCAAGCTGCTCCCGTGGGCGCAGGAAATCGTAGACCGCTTCAATGTGACCTACATTGAAATCAGTCCCTCTGGCGAAGGCATTCGCATCTTCGCTTTGCTACCGGACAGCTTTGAGTACGATACCCAGACCTACTACATCAAGAAGGGCAACATCGAGGTCTACATCCCCGGCCACACCAACAGATTCCTCACCGTGACCGGGAACACCATCAACGGCGCAGATGTAGCAGAAACGGCAGAGGCGCTCACATGGCTGCTCGATACCTATATGCAACGCCCTACACCGCCCACACCCGCCGTGGCTGCTCCCGGCGAAAGCTACCTCAGTGATGATGAAGTCATCGTTAAGGCGGCATCCTCCAAAAACGGAGAGAAGTTCACCCGCCTGTGGAATGGAGATATCACCGGGTACAAGAGCCAAAGCGAAGCGGATGCCGCACTGGTTTCCATTCTGGCATTCTGGTGCAGCGGTGATAAGGCGCAGATGGACAGGCTGTTCCGTCAGTCCTGCTTGATGCGTGAAAAATGGGATAGCCTCCGTGGGGTCGACAGCTACGGAAACACCGTCATCAATAAGATGGTGTCCCGTATGACCGACTACTACAAGCCTATCATCCCACGCTCCGCCGCCGAGGACTTCGGTGTGGAGTGGCTGAAGGAACTTGACCCAATGGACTCCTCCAAGTACCCGTGGAACGACATTGGCGCCGGACACATCTTCGCAGACTTCTTCCAAGACCGACTGCGTTATGTGCCGGAGCGGAAGATGTGGTTTCACTATGCGAACGGAGTGTGGCAGCCGGATACGGGCAACCTCTGTGCCATGAAATATTGCATGGATCTTGCCAACCTCATGTACACCTTCGCCCTTGAAATCAAGGATGAGGATAAGCGCAAGTCCTACATGAAATACGCCAGCCGTTGGCAGAGCCACTCCAACCGGGTCAATATCCTCAAGGACGCACAGGTGCATCATCCCATATCCTACGGCAGCTTTGATGCAGATATCTACATCTTCAACTGCAAGAACGGCACCCTTCATATCGACACCGGAGAGTTTACCGAACATCGTAGCACCGACCTTCTCACGAAGAAAAGTCCTGTGGTATATGACCCAATGGCCTATTCCGGGCGCTTTGCCAGCTACATTGACGAAATCATGAGCGGTGATGCCGACAGAGCCAAGTTCCTGCAGAAAATCCTCGGTTACGGCCTTACCGGGGACACCCGCCATGAATGCATGACCATCCTCTACGGAGTCACCACACGCAACGGCAAAGGCACTCTGTGCGAGAGCGTACTGAAGGTGCTTGGGGATTATGGCTGCGCTTCCCGCCCGGAAACCATCGCTATGAAAAGCTACACCAACGGCTCACAGCCGAGCGAGGATGTGGCCCGGCTTGCAGGTGTTCGCTTTGTAAATATCCCGGAGCCGGGAAAAGGCATGGTGCTTGATGCCGCCAAGGTCAAAGCCATGACGGGCAATGATACCCTCAATGCCCGCTACCTCCATGAGAACAGCTTTGACTTTCAGCCGCAGTTCAAAATCTATGTCAACGCCAACTTCCTCCCGGTCATCAACGATATGACCCTGTTCTCCAGTGACCGAATTATCATTATACCCTTCGACAGGCATTTTGATGAACACTCCCGTGACACCACGCTGAAGCGCCGTTTTGCCGAGGAAGATGTCCAGAGCGCCATCCTCAACTGGCTGCTTGAGGGATACCGACTGCTGCAGACCGAGGGACTGTTCCTTCCGAAATCCGTGAAAGATGCCACAGAACGCTATCAGCACGATAGTGACAAGATGGCGCTGTTCTTTGAGGACAGCCTTGTGGCGGACGATACCGCCGAGGTCATGACTGCACGGGTCTATGCCCGGTATAAGGAATGGTGCCAAGAGAACGGCACCTACCCAGAGGGAATGAAAAACTTTAAACAGGGTCTACAGGCTTTTGCCGAGGTAGTCCGCAAGCGCCCCAAGAGGGGTGGAGAAAAAACCACACTGCTCATCGGCTATCGGCTCATCACCGACATCCCGCCGCTGACATAA
- a CDS encoding phage major capsid protein: protein MKNYSEMLPHITGSDYETHFWDALRGKQGYKEQVSKGVDNRSGALTLNPKGQSRYMAALEKEGLFRSLATDIRAYNYNYNIKTANGNDVAAWVEEGGTIPIADGMGDFNDIALKIHKLVVFLKLEEAFVKDATFKIEDYLVSRLAKNFGRAEDNGFINGTGENMPTGILAASGGAEVGVTTNAITYEDVVKLFFSVKPEYRRNGVWLMNDETALALRTLKDDGGNYIWNHANDTILGKKVCISEFMPSAGTGAKPIAFGDFSYYWIVDRRPLSIRTLTEQYALEDCIGYLAYEFLDGKLVRPEAIKVMEMTA from the coding sequence ATGAAGAATTATTCTGAGATGCTGCCCCACATCACCGGCAGCGACTACGAAACTCATTTCTGGGACGCTCTCCGTGGCAAGCAGGGCTATAAGGAGCAGGTTTCCAAGGGCGTGGATAATCGCTCCGGCGCTCTCACCCTCAATCCCAAGGGCCAGAGCAGATATATGGCTGCACTGGAAAAGGAAGGTCTGTTCCGCAGCCTTGCTACCGACATCCGTGCCTACAACTACAATTACAACATCAAGACCGCAAACGGCAATGATGTGGCGGCATGGGTTGAGGAAGGCGGCACCATCCCCATTGCTGACGGCATGGGAGATTTCAACGATATCGCCCTCAAAATCCACAAGCTGGTGGTATTCCTGAAATTGGAGGAGGCATTCGTTAAGGACGCTACCTTCAAGATTGAGGACTACCTCGTTTCCCGTCTGGCCAAGAACTTTGGCAGAGCCGAGGATAACGGCTTCATCAACGGCACCGGAGAGAATATGCCCACGGGCATCCTCGCTGCGTCCGGCGGTGCAGAGGTCGGTGTTACCACTAATGCCATCACCTACGAGGATGTGGTCAAGCTGTTCTTCTCTGTCAAGCCGGAGTACCGCAGAAACGGCGTGTGGCTCATGAATGATGAGACTGCGCTGGCACTCCGCACCCTCAAGGATGACGGCGGCAATTACATCTGGAATCACGCCAACGATACCATCCTCGGCAAGAAGGTCTGCATTTCCGAGTTCATGCCTTCTGCCGGAACCGGGGCTAAGCCTATCGCCTTCGGTGACTTCTCCTACTACTGGATCGTGGACCGCCGTCCTCTCAGCATCCGTACCCTCACCGAGCAGTATGCTCTGGAGGACTGCATCGGCTATCTGGCATACGAGTTCCTTGACGGAAAACTTGTCCGTCCCGAAGCCATCAAGGTCATGGAGATGACCGCCTAA
- a CDS encoding recombinase family protein, with protein sequence MNNRHSSTIATDKITALYCRLSRDDELQGDSNSILNQKAILQKFAADNGLGNTQYFVDDGYSGTNFDRPDWQRLMALVDEGKVGTIIVKDMSRLGRDYLKVGMYTEMIFPNADIRFIAINNGVDSANQQDSDFTPFINIFNEFYAKDTSKKIRAVFKAKGESGKPLCTNVPYGYKKDPDDKHHWLVDKDAAKVVREIFKLCMDGYGPTQIAKLLTERRIENPTSHAKRNGLNPPVRQFYDDPYLWRDTTVTHILSRMEYIGHTVNFKTYRKSYKNKKQMHNDPSQWQIFKNTHEAIIDEAVFEIVQKIRDGRRRVTPLGEMPILSGMLFCADCGAKLYQVRGRGWEHSKEYFVCATYRKIKGGCSSHQIRNVVIEEALLDDIRRITAFAREHEDEFLQMVTQKTKSALDRSLRENKRELEQATQRIRKLDEIIQRLYEDNIEGKISDERFAKMTANYEAEQHTLEQRVAELRASIATEKESALNADHFLTLVRKYTEIPELTAEIIREFVERVYVYKAEKVDGKRVQRIKIIYNCIGEFALPDATTNEKTA encoded by the coding sequence ATGAATAACAGACACTCTTCAACTATTGCAACGGATAAAATCACGGCGCTGTATTGCCGCCTTTCTCGTGACGATGAACTGCAAGGCGATAGCAATTCCATACTGAATCAAAAGGCTATCCTCCAAAAGTTCGCCGCCGACAATGGTCTCGGTAATACCCAGTATTTCGTTGACGATGGGTACTCCGGGACTAACTTCGACAGACCGGATTGGCAGCGCCTTATGGCCCTTGTGGACGAAGGTAAGGTCGGTACAATCATCGTAAAGGATATGAGCCGCCTTGGGCGTGATTATCTCAAGGTCGGTATGTACACAGAGATGATTTTCCCCAATGCCGACATCCGCTTTATTGCCATCAACAACGGTGTGGACAGCGCCAATCAGCAAGACAGCGATTTTACTCCGTTCATCAATATTTTCAACGAATTCTATGCCAAGGACACAAGCAAGAAGATCCGTGCGGTGTTCAAGGCCAAGGGTGAGTCCGGCAAGCCTTTATGCACCAATGTGCCTTATGGGTACAAAAAAGACCCGGACGATAAGCACCATTGGCTTGTGGACAAGGATGCCGCCAAGGTAGTCAGGGAAATCTTCAAATTGTGTATGGACGGATACGGCCCCACACAGATTGCGAAACTGCTGACCGAAAGACGGATAGAAAATCCCACGTCTCACGCAAAGCGGAACGGCTTGAATCCTCCCGTGCGACAGTTCTACGATGACCCATACCTTTGGAGGGATACCACAGTCACGCACATCCTGTCCAGAATGGAGTATATAGGGCATACGGTCAATTTCAAGACCTACCGCAAGTCCTATAAAAACAAAAAGCAGATGCACAATGACCCATCGCAGTGGCAGATTTTCAAGAATACCCATGAGGCTATCATTGACGAGGCGGTGTTCGAAATCGTGCAGAAAATCCGTGATGGCAGACGCAGGGTCACACCTTTGGGTGAGATGCCGATCCTTTCCGGTATGCTGTTCTGCGCCGATTGCGGTGCGAAACTGTACCAAGTCCGTGGGCGTGGCTGGGAACACAGCAAGGAATATTTCGTGTGCGCCACCTACCGCAAAATCAAGGGTGGCTGCAGTTCCCACCAAATCCGCAATGTGGTTATCGAGGAGGCACTCCTTGATGACATCCGCCGGATTACCGCTTTTGCCAGAGAGCATGAGGATGAGTTCCTGCAAATGGTCACCCAAAAGACCAAATCGGCTCTGGACAGGAGCCTGCGTGAGAACAAGCGTGAATTGGAACAAGCCACACAGCGCATCCGCAAACTGGACGAAATCATCCAGCGGCTCTACGAGGACAACATCGAAGGCAAAATCAGCGATGAGCGTTTTGCCAAGATGACCGCCAACTATGAAGCCGAGCAGCACACCCTTGAACAGCGAGTAGCGGAGTTACGGGCATCCATTGCCACGGAAAAGGAAAGCGCCCTCAACGCAGACCACTTCCTCACATTGGTACGCAAATATACGGAAATTCCGGAATTGACCGCAGAAATCATCCGTGAGTTCGTGGAACGAGTCTATGTGTATAAGGCTGAAAAGGTTGATGGCAAGCGTGTGCAACGCATCAAAATCATTTATAACTGCATCGGTGAGTTCGCTTTGCCGGATGCTACCACAAACGAAAAAACGGCATAG
- a CDS encoding ABC1 kinase family protein, which yields MRLSGFSAWSRFFRVLFLFLSIFWAFYSLKFKKIWHRRNWLEARKEKLYISEAERFRKTAVRMGGLLIKLGQFFSTRVDILPQSSIDILAGLQDEVPGVVFAEIKKVAEEEFSRPIEEIFYQVDESPLASASLGQVHRGELAGGQIVAIKILRPGIEELIAIDLKALRQVLNWIISFTNWESFIDLEAIYQEFEETVLEELDYIREAHNAETIAENSQHDPELIVPGIFWDYTRRRVLTMEFKEGIKINNLAVLDQAGVDRQAIARRLLEIYVKQVLVDGFFHADPHPGNLFVTNDGRIIMVDYGMVGTITHELRDQLLEMVFALVKRDYPSVVDYLKEIGFLRFDADNETITRAVGIFIEHVLGRRKDMSSLDLTSFLEDLEVLLYEQPFQIPANFTFLGRALGTLYGICIALDPQIDFLEVSKPYVDQLAPAKEIWSLVKEKTANFFASWIEIPPLMEKVLLRMERGEIKLKLPLRSLNEKIQENTRAQKMQAWAIVFGFSLLSSIYLLANDFIFLSRYAFAFSALSFLLFLYQNRSPKAWKAPHPPLGKKGRKKQNKKP from the coding sequence ATGAGATTATCCGGATTTTCCGCCTGGTCCCGATTTTTCCGCGTGCTTTTTCTTTTTTTAAGCATATTCTGGGCTTTTTATTCGCTAAAGTTCAAAAAAATCTGGCACCGGAGAAATTGGCTTGAAGCCAGGAAAGAAAAACTCTATATCAGTGAAGCAGAGCGCTTTCGTAAAACTGCAGTAAGGATGGGAGGGCTATTAATCAAGCTGGGTCAATTCTTCAGTACCCGGGTTGATATCCTGCCCCAATCGAGTATAGATATTCTGGCAGGATTACAGGATGAAGTGCCCGGAGTAGTTTTTGCCGAAATCAAAAAAGTTGCGGAAGAAGAATTTTCCCGCCCTATAGAAGAAATATTCTACCAGGTCGATGAATCGCCGCTGGCTTCTGCTTCCCTGGGACAAGTTCACCGGGGAGAACTGGCTGGTGGGCAAATCGTGGCCATCAAAATACTTCGCCCCGGAATTGAAGAACTGATAGCGATTGACTTGAAAGCGCTTCGTCAAGTACTAAACTGGATAATAAGCTTTACCAACTGGGAAAGTTTTATTGACCTGGAAGCAATATACCAGGAGTTTGAAGAAACCGTATTGGAGGAACTGGACTATATCCGTGAGGCTCATAATGCCGAGACTATTGCGGAAAACAGCCAGCACGATCCCGAACTAATAGTCCCAGGCATATTTTGGGATTATACCCGCAGGCGCGTTTTGACCATGGAATTCAAAGAAGGAATTAAGATTAACAATTTGGCGGTCCTCGACCAGGCGGGAGTGGACCGCCAGGCTATTGCCCGCAGGCTCTTGGAAATCTATGTCAAGCAGGTGCTGGTTGATGGCTTTTTTCATGCTGACCCTCATCCGGGAAATCTTTTTGTTACCAACGATGGCCGCATAATCATGGTCGATTATGGTATGGTAGGCACCATTACACATGAATTGCGGGATCAGCTTCTGGAGATGGTCTTTGCGCTGGTAAAAAGGGACTACCCGAGCGTAGTGGACTACTTGAAAGAGATAGGCTTTTTACGCTTTGATGCCGATAATGAAACCATAACCAGAGCTGTGGGCATATTTATTGAACATGTTTTGGGGAGAAGAAAAGACATGAGCAGTCTTGACTTAACGAGCTTCTTGGAAGACCTGGAAGTCTTGCTGTATGAGCAACCTTTCCAGATTCCAGCCAATTTCACCTTTTTGGGGAGGGCTCTGGGAACCTTGTATGGTATTTGTATTGCTCTGGACCCGCAGATTGACTTTTTGGAGGTGTCCAAACCCTATGTCGACCAGCTTGCTCCGGCTAAAGAAATCTGGAGCCTGGTGAAAGAAAAAACTGCAAATTTCTTTGCCTCTTGGATAGAAATACCACCGCTGATGGAAAAGGTATTGTTGCGGATGGAAAGAGGGGAAATTAAACTAAAGCTCCCCTTGCGCAGTCTTAATGAGAAGATACAGGAAAACACCCGGGCGCAAAAAATGCAGGCCTGGGCTATAGTTTTCGGTTTTTCGCTGCTAAGCTCCATATACCTACTGGCCAATGACTTCATATTTCTATCTCGCTATGCTTTTGCCTTCTCAGCCCTCTCCTTCCTCTTGTTTCTTTACCAAAATCGCTCACCCAAAGCCTGGAAGGCCCCCCACCCCCCGCTTGGGAAGAAAGGCCGAAAAAAGCAGAACAAAAAGCCCTAA